A portion of the Tenacibaculum todarodis genome contains these proteins:
- a CDS encoding T9SS type A sorting domain-containing protein produces MKKITPNFLRLSLVLTLFFISQNNLAQTQPAPSQYFNTSKKYIEYIPGNMPVIISAPHGGMLQGGGESGVSSSLYPKNDSSLPDRTCSGRTKERDDNTDILIREIQRLCYEQYGLYPHIIINNLHRVKLDPNRNESEATCGNATSKLYFDAFHNFIDIASADVTVKYGKGLYIDLHGQSSAPPRIEAGYNLPSNAYNATDLNSATNLQRVTIKNLIEDNIQNLGFDDLVRGSQSLGGLLQTTGGSEYATLRYAGCSRTEGYRTVPSHISSAGSSCNDTNPSGFGYFAGDYYNNVRHGSGDETHDNDISGAGGNLSGGGGTIDGIMTEVNRRVRDVGNFYESYPYPSVRADDGRTATIPYFARDYATVIRDFIDLHYNDFSNFSYGNSSYDTSSSDPTPTITGISGGAFSSTSGLTINSSTGLIDVSTSTPGDYTVTYLAPNINVYYKKTFEIEITSSLDDASFTYAKNNYCKGESNPKATITGETGGTFSSTSGLNFNNTSNGRINLNTSTPGTYTITYTTTDPGQNTSTFDLTITALDDASFSYSAATYCVDDTDPTPTITGLTGGSFSSTSGLTINTSSGAIDVSTSTPGTYSVTYTTSGTCPNSSTVSVTITALDDASFSYSAAAYCANGSDPAPTITGLTGGSFSSTSGLTINASSGAIDVSTSTPGTYSVTYTTSGTCPNSSAVSVTVNALDDASFSYSAAAYCADDTDPTPTITGLTGGSFSSTSGLTINASSGAIDVSTSTPGTYSVTYTTSGTCPNSSAVSVTVNALDDASFSYSTAAYCVDDTDPTPTITGLTGGSFSSTSGLTINASSGAIDVSTSTPGTYSVTYTTSGTCPNSSAVSVTVNALDDASFSYSAAAYCADDTDPTPTITGLTDGSFSSTSGLTINASSGAIDVSTSTPGTYSVTYTTSGTCPNSSAVSVTVNALDDASFSYSTAAYCVDDTDPTPTITGLTGGSFSSTSGLTINASSGAIDVSTSTPGTYSVTYTTSGTCPNSSAVSVTVNALDDASFSYSAAAYCADDTDPTPTITGLSGGSFSSTSGLTINASSGAIDVSSSTPGTYSVTYTTSGTCPNSSAVSVTVNALDDASFSYSAAAYCVDDTDPTPTITGLTGGSFSSTSGLTINASSGAIDVSTSTPGTYSVTYTTSGTCPNSSAVSVTVNTLDDASFSYSAAAYCTDDTDPTPTITGLTGGSFSSTSGLTINASSGAIDVSTSTPGTYSVTYTTSGTCPNSSAVSVTVNALNDASFSYSAAAYCVDDTDPTPTITGLTGGSFSSTSGLTINASSGAIDVSTSTPGTYSVTYTTSGTCPNSSAVSVTVNALDDASFNYGTVAYCADDTDPTPTITGLTGGNFSSTSGLTINSETGAIDVSTSTPGTYSVTYTTSGTCPNSSAVSVTVNALDDASFSYSAAAYCVDDTDPTPTITGLTGGSFSSTSGLTINASSGAIDVSSSTPGTYSVTYTTSGTCPNSSAVSVTVNTLDDASFSYSAATYCVDDTDPTPTITGLTGGSFSSTSGLTINASSGAIDVSTSTPGTYSVTYTTSGTCPNSSAVSVTVNALDDASFSYSTAAYCVDDTDPTPTITGLTGGSFSSTSGLTINASSGAIDVSTSTPGTYSVTYTTSGTCPNSSAVSVTVNALDDASFSYSTAAYCVDDTDPTPTITGLTGGSFSSTSGLTINASSGAIDVSSSTPGTYSVTYTTSGTCPNSSAVSITVNALDDASFNYGTVAYCADDTDPTPTITGLTGGNFSSTSGLTINASSGAIDVSTSTPGTYSVTYTTSGTCPNSSAVSVTVNALDDASFSYSAAAYCANGSDPAPTITGLSGGSFSSTSGLTINASSGAIDVSTSTPGTYSVTYTTSGTCPNSSTVSVTVNALDDASFSYSAAAYCADDTDPTPTITGLTGGSFSSTSGLTINASSGAIDVSTSTPGTYSVTYTTSGTCPNSSAVSVTVNALDDASFSYSAASYDVNDSDPTPTFSGLTGGTFTSTSGIVLSSSDGTIDLSASDPGNYVITYTVTGSCNTVMETQDVEITGTVLGIDDEVLATTFTIYPNPTINIVKIKSNKTITKVIVHDMLGRKVKTVKLDANKQVDLSDLDRATYLLTFFNEGKMLGSKPVIKK; encoded by the coding sequence ATGAAGAAAATTACCCCTAATTTTTTAAGGTTAAGCCTTGTCTTAACTTTATTTTTTATCTCTCAAAACAACTTAGCTCAAACTCAACCAGCACCTTCTCAGTATTTTAATACTAGTAAAAAATATATAGAATATATTCCTGGTAATATGCCAGTTATTATTTCTGCCCCACATGGTGGTATGCTACAAGGTGGAGGCGAATCAGGAGTTAGTAGTTCTCTTTACCCAAAAAATGATTCTTCTTTACCAGATAGAACTTGTTCAGGGAGAACTAAAGAGAGAGATGATAATACTGACATTTTAATAAGAGAAATACAACGATTATGTTATGAACAATATGGTTTGTACCCTCATATTATTATTAATAATCTTCATAGAGTAAAATTAGATCCTAATAGAAATGAAAGCGAGGCAACATGTGGAAATGCAACTTCTAAATTATATTTTGATGCTTTTCATAATTTTATTGATATTGCAAGTGCCGATGTTACAGTTAAATATGGTAAAGGACTATATATAGATTTACACGGGCAAAGTTCTGCACCACCTAGAATAGAAGCTGGATACAACTTACCCTCTAATGCATACAATGCTACTGACTTAAACTCGGCTACCAATTTACAAAGAGTTACAATTAAAAACCTTATTGAAGACAACATACAAAACTTAGGTTTTGATGATTTAGTTAGAGGCTCACAAAGTTTAGGTGGCCTTTTACAAACTACAGGTGGTTCAGAATATGCAACTTTAAGGTATGCTGGTTGTAGTAGGACAGAAGGTTATAGAACTGTACCAAGCCATATAAGTAGTGCTGGAAGTTCTTGTAATGACACAAACCCTTCTGGTTTTGGGTATTTTGCTGGTGATTACTATAATAACGTACGTCATGGTTCAGGAGATGAGACACATGATAATGATATTTCTGGCGCAGGAGGCAATCTAAGTGGTGGTGGTGGTACTATTGATGGTATTATGACTGAAGTTAACAGAAGAGTGAGAGATGTGGGGAATTTTTATGAAAGTTATCCATATCCATCTGTTAGAGCTGATGATGGAAGAACAGCAACTATACCATATTTCGCAAGAGATTATGCTACTGTAATTAGAGATTTTATAGATTTACATTATAACGATTTTTCTAATTTTTCTTACGGAAACTCCAGCTATGACACAAGTAGTTCAGATCCGACACCAACAATAACTGGGATTTCTGGAGGAGCATTTTCTTCAACTAGCGGATTAACCATAAATAGTTCTACAGGTTTAATTGATGTTTCAACAAGTACTCCTGGAGATTACACTGTTACCTATTTAGCTCCAAATATTAACGTTTATTATAAAAAAACTTTTGAAATTGAAATAACAAGCTCTTTAGATGACGCGTCTTTTACTTATGCAAAGAATAATTATTGCAAAGGAGAAAGCAATCCAAAAGCTACAATAACTGGAGAAACAGGTGGTACCTTCTCTTCAACAAGTGGTTTAAATTTCAATAACACCTCTAACGGAAGAATTAATTTAAACACATCTACACCTGGAACTTATACAATAACTTACACAACAACTGATCCAGGTCAGAACACATCAACTTTTGATTTAACAATAACCGCTTTAGATGACGCTTCGTTTAGCTATAGCGCAGCAACATATTGTGTGGATGATACAGACCCAACACCAACAATTACAGGTCTTACTGGCGGAAGTTTCTCTTCTACTTCTGGATTAACAATTAACACTTCTTCTGGTGCAATTGATGTGTCAACTTCAACACCAGGAACATATTCTGTAACTTATACAACGAGTGGAACGTGTCCAAATTCAAGTACCGTTTCAGTAACAATAACCGCTTTAGATGACGCTTCGTTTAGTTATAGCGCAGCAGCATATTGTGCTAATGGTTCTGATCCAGCACCAACAATTACAGGTCTTACAGGTGGAAGTTTCTCTTCTACTTCTGGATTAACGATTAATGCTTCGTCTGGTGCAATTGATGTGTCAACTTCAACACCAGGAACCTATTCAGTAACTTATACAACTAGTGGAACTTGTCCGAATTCAAGTGCAGTTTCTGTAACTGTGAACGCTTTAGATGATGCTTCGTTTAGTTATAGTGCAGCAGCGTATTGTGCAGATGATACAGATCCAACTCCAACAATTACTGGTCTTACAGGTGGAAGTTTCTCTTCTACGAGTGGATTAACAATTAATGCAAGTTCTGGTGCAATTGATGTATCAACTTCAACGCCAGGAACGTATTCAGTAACCTATACAACTAGTGGAACGTGTCCAAATTCAAGTGCTGTTTCAGTAACAGTGAACGCTTTAGACGACGCTTCGTTTAGTTATAGCACAGCAGCGTATTGTGTGGATGATACAGATCCAACTCCAACAATTACTGGTCTTACAGGTGGAAGTTTCTCTTCTACTTCTGGATTAACAATTAATGCTTCTTCTGGTGCAATTGATGTATCAACTTCAACGCCAGGAACGTATTCAGTAACTTATACAACTAGTGGAACTTGTCCGAATTCAAGTGCAGTTTCTGTAACTGTGAACGCTTTAGACGATGCTTCGTTTAGTTATAGTGCAGCAGCGTATTGTGCAGATGATACCGATCCAACACCAACAATTACAGGACTTACTGACGGAAGTTTCTCTTCTACTTCTGGATTAACAATTAATGCTTCTTCTGGTGCAATTGATGTATCAACTTCAACGCCAGGAACCTATTCAGTAACCTATACAACGAGCGGAACGTGTCCAAATTCAAGTGCTGTTTCAGTAACAGTGAACGCTTTAGACGACGCTTCGTTTAGTTATAGCACAGCAGCGTATTGTGTGGATGATACAGATCCAACTCCAACAATTACTGGTCTTACAGGTGGAAGTTTCTCTTCTACTTCTGGATTAACAATTAATGCTTCTTCTGGTGCAATTGATGTATCAACTTCAACGCCAGGAACGTATTCAGTAACTTATACAACGAGCGGAACTTGTCCGAATTCAAGTGCAGTTTCTGTAACTGTGAACGCTTTAGACGATGCTTCGTTTAGTTATAGTGCAGCAGCATATTGTGCAGATGATACCGATCCAACACCAACGATTACAGGTCTTTCGGGTGGAAGTTTCTCTTCTACTTCTGGATTAACAATTAATGCTTCTTCTGGTGCAATTGATGTGTCGTCTTCAACACCGGGAACCTATTCAGTAACCTATACAACGAGCGGAACTTGTCCGAATTCAAGTGCAGTTTCTGTAACTGTGAACGCTTTAGACGATGCTTCGTTTAGTTATAGTGCAGCAGCGTATTGTGTGGATGATACAGATCCAACTCCAACAATTACAGGACTTACTGGCGGAAGTTTCTCTTCTACTTCTGGATTAACAATTAACGCTTCTTCTGGTGCAATTGATGTGTCAACTTCAACACCAGGAACATATTCTGTAACTTATACAACGAGCGGAACGTGTCCGAATTCAAGTGCCGTTTCAGTAACTGTGAACACTTTAGATGACGCTTCGTTTAGTTATAGCGCAGCAGCGTATTGTACGGATGATACAGATCCAACTCCAACAATTACTGGTCTTACAGGTGGAAGTTTCTCTTCTACTTCTGGATTAACAATTAACGCTTCTTCTGGTGCAATTGATGTGTCAACTTCAACACCAGGAACGTATTCAGTAACTTATACAACTAGTGGAACTTGTCCGAATTCAAGTGCAGTTTCTGTAACTGTGAACGCTTTAAATGACGCTTCGTTTAGTTATAGTGCAGCAGCGTATTGTGTGGATGATACAGATCCAACTCCAACAATTACTGGTCTTACAGGTGGAAGTTTCTCTTCTACTTCTGGATTAACAATTAACGCTTCTTCTGGTGCAATTGATGTGTCAACTTCAACACCAGGAACATATTCTGTAACTTATACAACGAGCGGAACGTGTCCGAATTCAAGTGCAGTTTCTGTAACTGTGAACGCGTTAGACGACGCTTCCTTTAACTATGGTACTGTAGCTTATTGTGCAGATGATACGGATCCAACACCAACAATTACTGGTCTTACAGGTGGAAATTTCTCTTCTACGAGTGGATTAACAATTAATAGTGAAACAGGTGCAATTGATGTATCAACTTCAACACCAGGAACGTATTCAGTAACTTATACAACGAGCGGAACTTGTCCGAATTCAAGTGCAGTTTCTGTAACTGTGAACGCTTTAGACGATGCTTCGTTTAGTTATAGTGCAGCAGCGTATTGTGTGGATGATACAGATCCAACTCCAACAATTACAGGACTTACTGGCGGAAGTTTCTCTTCTACTTCTGGATTAACAATTAACGCTTCTTCTGGTGCAATTGATGTGTCGTCTTCAACACCGGGAACCTATTCAGTAACCTATACAACGAGCGGAACTTGTCCGAATTCAAGTGCAGTTTCAGTAACTGTGAACACTTTAGATGATGCTTCATTTAGTTATAGCGCAGCAACATATTGTGTGGATGATACAGACCCAACACCAACAATTACAGGTCTTACTGGCGGAAGTTTCTCTTCTACTTCTGGATTAACAATTAACGCTTCTTCTGGTGCAATTGATGTGTCAACTTCAACACCAGGAACATATTCTGTAACTTATACAACGAGCGGAACGTGTCCGAATTCAAGTGCCGTTTCAGTAACTGTGAACGCTTTAGACGATGCTTCATTTAGTTATAGCACAGCAGCGTATTGTGTGGATGATACAGATCCAACTCCAACAATTACTGGTCTTACAGGCGGAAGTTTCTCTTCTACTTCTGGATTAACAATTAACGCTTCTTCTGGTGCAATTGATGTATCAACTTCAACGCCAGGAACGTATTCAGTAACTTATACAACGAGCGGAACTTGTCCGAATTCAAGTGCAGTTTCTGTAACTGTGAACGCTTTAGACGATGCTTCATTTAGTTATAGCACAGCAGCGTATTGTGTGGATGATACAGATCCAACTCCAACAATTACTGGTCTTACAGGCGGAAGTTTCTCTTCTACTTCTGGATTAACAATTAACGCTTCTTCTGGTGCAATTGATGTGTCGTCTTCAACACCGGGAACCTATTCAGTAACCTATACAACGAGCGGAACTTGTCCGAATTCAAGTGCAGTTTCTATAACTGTGAACGCGTTAGACGACGCTTCCTTTAACTATGGTACTGTAGCTTATTGTGCAGATGATACGGATCCAACACCAACAATTACTGGTCTTACAGGTGGAAATTTCTCTTCTACTTCTGGATTAACAATTAACGCTTCTTCTGGTGCAATTGATGTGTCAACTTCAACACCAGGAACATATTCTGTAACTTATACAACGAGCGGAACGTGTCCGAATTCAAGTGCCGTTTCAGTAACTGTGAACGCTTTAGACGATGCTTCGTTTAGTTATAGTGCAGCAGCATATTGTGCTAATGGTTCTGATCCAGCACCAACAATTACAGGTCTTTCGGGTGGAAGTTTCTCTTCTACGAGTGGATTAACAATTAATGCTTCGTCTGGTGCAATTGATGTATCAACTTCAACACCAGGAACATATTCTGTAACCTATACAACTAGTGGAACGTGTCCAAATTCAAGTACCGTTTCAGTAACTGTGAACGCTTTAGACGATGCTTCGTTTAGTTATAGTGCAGCAGCATATTGTGCAGATGATACAGACCCAACACCAACAATTACAGGTCTTACTGGCGGAAGTTTCTCTTCTACTTCTGGATTAACAATTAACGCTTCTTCTGGTGCAATTGATGTGTCAACTTCAACACCAGGAACCTATTCAGTAACTTATACAACTAGTGGAACTTGTCCGAATTCAAGTGCAGTTTCTGTAACTGTGAACGCTTTAGATGATGCTTCGTTTAGTTATAGTGCAGCAAGTTATGATGTAAATGATTCTGACCCTACTCCAACTTTTTCTGGTTTAACTGGCGGAACATTTACTTCTACATCAGGAATAGTTTTGAGTTCTAGTGATGGGACAATTGATTTATCAGCTTCTGATCCTGGAAACTATGTTATTACTTATACAGTTACAGGAAGTTGTAACACAGTTATGGAAACACAAGATGTAGAAATTACAGGAACTGTTTTAGGTATAGATGATGAAGTATTAGCAACTACATTTACAATTTACCCGAATCCAACTATAAATATTGTTAAAATAAAAAGCAATAAAACAATTACAAAAGTAATTGTGCATGACATGCTTGGACGTAAAGTAAAAACTGTAAAATTAGACGCAAATAAGCAGGTTGATTTATCTGATTTAGATAGAGCAACGTATTTACTAACATTCTTTAACGAAGGTAAAATGCTAGGCAGTAAACCTGTTATAAAGAAATAA
- a CDS encoding YceI family protein, with amino-acid sequence MKKLIILLIAVSFSVQFTACKSEEKKETKTEKTAKFSLENAENNIGWTAYKTTEKIGVNGQFNKINITNNGEGNSIKEAINNVEFSIPVSSIFTKDKSRDFKIQKFFFGIMENTSLLSGKLSLTDETNGVAEITMNGVTEKLPFTYTISGKTFSMTSTMNIEDWKANKALASLNEACKALHSGADGISKTWNEVAINITSTF; translated from the coding sequence ATGAAAAAATTAATAATCTTACTAATTGCAGTATCTTTTTCTGTTCAATTTACGGCTTGTAAATCAGAAGAAAAAAAAGAAACAAAAACAGAAAAAACAGCTAAATTTTCTTTAGAAAATGCTGAAAACAATATTGGATGGACAGCCTACAAAACAACTGAAAAGATAGGCGTTAATGGTCAATTCAATAAAATTAACATTACCAATAATGGAGAAGGAAATTCTATAAAAGAAGCTATAAACAATGTAGAATTTTCAATCCCTGTAAGTAGTATTTTTACAAAGGATAAAAGTAGAGATTTTAAAATTCAGAAATTCTTTTTTGGAATCATGGAGAACACCTCATTACTTTCAGGAAAATTATCTTTAACAGATGAAACAAATGGAGTTGCTGAAATTACAATGAATGGTGTTACTGAAAAACTTCCTTTTACATATACAATTTCGGGCAAAACATTTTCAATGACATCAACAATGAATATAGAAGATTGGAAAGCTAATAAAGCTTTAGCTTCATTAAACGAAGCTTGTAAAGCTTTACACTCTGGTGCGGACGGCATATCAAAAACATGGAATGAAGTTGCTATTAATATTACTTCTACATTCTAA
- a CDS encoding acyl-CoA-binding protein has protein sequence MIIPENLNTAFENAFEKVSKVRFEMAPDIRLQFYAYYKQATSGDNFAHNRESNVISAFKFNAWMQLKGMPAKEAKKAYIELANNVLTKNKNQ, from the coding sequence ATGATTATTCCAGAAAACTTAAACACAGCATTTGAAAATGCTTTCGAGAAGGTTTCTAAAGTTAGATTTGAAATGGCACCAGATATACGCCTACAATTTTATGCATACTATAAACAAGCAACCTCAGGAGATAACTTTGCTCATAATAGAGAATCAAATGTAATAAGTGCTTTTAAATTTAATGCTTGGATGCAGTTAAAAGGAATGCCTGCAAAAGAAGCTAAGAAAGCATATATAGAGTTAGCAAATAATGTTTTAACTAAAAATAAGAACCAATGA